A window of Mangifera indica cultivar Alphonso chromosome 11, CATAS_Mindica_2.1, whole genome shotgun sequence contains these coding sequences:
- the LOC123229984 gene encoding immune-associated nucleotide-binding protein 9-like encodes MGGSSVDHTIDDDWELPSLSSGERAVASGEWTVVLVGRTGNGKSATGNSILGRRAFKSGASSSGVTSTCELQRTELKDGQIINVIDTPGLFDVSTESEFIGREIVECIKLAKDGIHAVIVVFSVRARFSQEELAALRSLRTLFGSKIIDYMIVVFTGGDELEDDEETLEDYLGHNCSDPLKGILALCENRRMLFDNKTKDKTKRAKQVRELLILVKSVLVQNGGQPYTDDIFAELTREAMKLHDQQVEVNSLKGCSEREITELMEQIKRSYEDQLKQITEMVESKLKETTSKLEQQLKEEQVARQKAEEKAREAQMRSNDEIRQLRENLEKAKKETEELRKQAENRCSIL; translated from the exons ATGGGTGGAAGCTCAGTAGATCATACCATAGATGATGATTGGGAACTCCCTTCCCTATCCAGTGGTGAACGGGCTGTGGCCAGTGGAGAATGGACTGTGGTTTTAGTTGGGCGTACTGGCAATGGAAAAAGTGCCACCGGGAATAGCATTCTTGGAAGAAGGGCTTTTAAGTCCGGGGCTAGTTCATCGGGTGTTACTAGTACATGTGAATTGCAGAGAACTGAACTGAAAGATGGGCAGATCATTAATGTTATTGATACTCCTG GACTCTTCGATGTTTCCACTGAATCTGAATTTATTGGGAGGGAAATTGTCGAATGTATTAAGTTGGCCAAGGATGGTATCCATGCAGTCATTGTAGTTTTCTCAGTGAGAGCCCGTTTTTCACAAGAAGAACTAGCTGCCCTACGCAGCTTACGGACTTTGTTTGGAAGCAAAATTATAGACTACATGATTGTAGTCTTCACCGGTGGGGATGAACTTGAAGATGATGAGGAAACATTAGAAGACTATTTGGGTCACAATTGTTCTGATCCTTTAAAG GGTATTCTTGCTTTGTGTGAAAATCGGCGAATGCTTTTTGATAACAAGACTAAAGATAAAACCAAAAGAGCTAAACAAGTTAGAGAGCTTCTCATCCTTGTTAAAAGCGTCCTAGTGCAGAATGGTGGACAACcatacacagatgatatatttgCTGAATTGACG AGGGAGGCTATGAAACTTCATGATCAACAAGTAGAGGTTAATTCTCTAAAGGGATGTTCAGAGCGAGAAATTACAGAGCTGATGGAGCAAATAAAAAGATCATATGAAGATCAGCTCAAACAAATTACTGAGATG GTTGAGTCAAAGCTCAAAGAGACAACTAGTAAGCTTGAGCAGCAATTGAAGGAGGAGCAAGTTGCCCGCCAAAAGGCAGAGGAGAAGGCACGGGAAGCTCAAATGAGgtcaaatgatgaaattcgTCAACTTAGAGAGAATCTTGAGAAAGCGAAGAAGGAAACCGAGGAGCTCCGGAAGCAAGCTGAAAACCGGTGTTCTATTCTCTGA